A stretch of the Desulfobacter sp. genome encodes the following:
- a CDS encoding iron-containing alcohol dehydrogenase: MDFDYYIPTKILFGKGKLNQLATEKLPGKNALIVISNGTSMHKYGYLKRVQDLLAQQKIQSLVFDKILPNPVKEHVTQGAIMARENNCDFIIGLGGGSSIDAAKAIAVMAKNTGDYWDYIHSGTGLGKPVLNGALPIVAITTTAGTGTEADPWTVITNKDEKIGFGDPACTFPKLSVVDPELMVSVPPRLTAYQGFDALFHAVEGFIAKTANPMSDLYALESIRLLNQYLPKAVKDGNDIEARGYVALANTLSGMVESTSRCISEHSLEHALSAFHPDLPHGAGLIMISEAYFTYFCGQVPQRFEPMAAAMGATDFVQALTGLQKECHVHDLKMSDYGITRDELKAVAQNARKTMGHLYAADPVPLSDEQALEILKASFQ; encoded by the coding sequence ATGGACTTTGATTATTATATCCCCACAAAAATATTGTTCGGCAAAGGCAAACTCAACCAGCTGGCCACGGAAAAACTGCCCGGTAAAAACGCATTGATCGTTATTTCCAATGGGACCTCCATGCATAAATACGGATATCTGAAACGGGTTCAAGATCTTCTGGCCCAACAGAAGATCCAGTCCCTGGTCTTTGATAAAATCCTGCCCAATCCCGTTAAGGAACATGTGACCCAGGGAGCTATCATGGCCCGAGAAAACAATTGCGACTTTATCATTGGACTGGGGGGCGGCTCGTCCATTGATGCGGCAAAAGCCATCGCAGTCATGGCCAAAAACACAGGGGATTACTGGGACTATATTCATTCGGGCACAGGCCTTGGCAAACCTGTTTTAAACGGGGCATTGCCCATTGTGGCCATCACCACCACCGCCGGCACAGGCACGGAAGCCGACCCCTGGACCGTGATCACCAACAAGGATGAAAAAATCGGGTTTGGCGATCCTGCCTGCACCTTTCCCAAGCTCTCTGTGGTGGACCCGGAACTCATGGTGTCGGTCCCCCCCCGCCTGACCGCCTACCAGGGATTTGATGCCTTGTTCCATGCCGTTGAAGGGTTTATCGCCAAAACAGCCAACCCCATGAGTGATCTTTACGCCCTTGAAAGCATCCGGTTGCTGAACCAGTATCTGCCAAAGGCGGTCAAAGACGGAAATGATATCGAGGCCCGGGGATATGTGGCTTTGGCCAACACCCTGTCCGGAATGGTGGAATCCACCTCACGCTGCATTTCCGAACACTCCCTTGAGCATGCCTTGAGCGCTTTTCACCCGGATCTTCCCCATGGGGCAGGACTCATCATGATCTCAGAGGCCTATTTCACCTATTTTTGCGGCCAAGTCCCCCAAAGATTTGAACCCATGGCCGCGGCCATGGGCGCAACAGATTTTGTCCAGGCCCTGACCGGCCTCCAAAAAGAATGCCATGTCCATGATCTTAAAATGTCAGACTACGGCATCACCAGAGACGAACTCAAAGCGGTGGCCCAAAATGCCCGCAAAACCATGGGCCATTTATATGCCGCCGACCCGGTCCCCCTGTCCGATGAACAGGCCCTTGAAATCTTAAAGGCCTCGTTTCAATAG
- a CDS encoding AAA family ATPase, which yields MIRQDKNNPYIPETLKGVVDRVTFHNPDNGWAILKVLPFGSPNVRETVVVHQTKVFAGATMEFTGAWTVHPKFGRQFKAVTAKENKPATASALEKYLGSGLIKGVGPKTAKKIVSHFKDLTLDIFESDMERLVEVPGIAKKKLDMISLAWQEHRAIRDVMMFLQSHGISTLFAVRIYKEYKENAIAWTTQDPYRLANDFYGIGFFSADKVALSIGLEPDSPQRISAGIRHVLSAARDFGHCYLTVVQIRDQVKALLSLDLSERLDALLAGMEKERLVMKRRLPDDQGQVQDCYYSRSLYYDEAYVAKRVGEGAADLDIDMARVKKWMALFCQKSRMDLSREQARSIEQIAKSKFSVLTGGPGCGKTTATRVMVKLLEAMGRKVVLAAPTGRAAQRMTEVIGREAKTIHRLLGWKGGQFKKNETSPLKADFLVVDESSMLDISLTASLLKAVPETSQIVFIGDYDQLPSVGAGNVLKDIIGSGRVPCLRLTQVFRQAKQSLIIKYAHEINQGKMPWIRSPFKHPEIWEENADCLFIDSDEVTKEQMAFISRVKRIYNDKTAKALPEQEDKKPSDICEPDYFYEFRVNESCSPYETEIQVPKKFAHVDLDRLAKAGGKIDELMAVVKKVHPWSSLHYGLSALDVVKKLYLDWIPKYLGKNTEIQILSPMTRGSLGTLSLNQKIQETANPFAKGKQQLTVGQRVFRTGDRVIHRKNNYDLGVFNGDIGTIVEINTMDVTLRVRFFPDNRIVTYKQTDIMELDLAYAITIHKSQGSEFEVVIIPVLTQHFKMLFRNLIYTGITRARRLAVFVGTRRALAMAVQNQDISQRQTALRTLLIQGKNLGITGDRK from the coding sequence ATGATCAGACAAGACAAAAACAACCCGTATATTCCCGAGACCCTCAAAGGGGTGGTGGACCGGGTGACCTTTCACAACCCGGACAACGGGTGGGCCATTTTAAAGGTGCTGCCCTTTGGCTCTCCCAATGTCCGGGAGACGGTGGTGGTCCATCAGACAAAGGTCTTTGCCGGGGCCACCATGGAATTTACAGGGGCCTGGACCGTGCATCCCAAATTCGGCAGGCAGTTCAAGGCGGTCACGGCCAAGGAGAACAAGCCGGCCACGGCCTCTGCCCTTGAAAAGTATTTAGGCTCCGGTTTGATCAAGGGGGTAGGGCCTAAAACCGCCAAAAAGATTGTCTCCCATTTTAAAGATCTGACCCTGGATATATTTGAATCCGACATGGAACGTCTGGTGGAAGTGCCCGGCATTGCCAAAAAAAAATTGGATATGATATCCCTTGCCTGGCAGGAGCACAGGGCCATCCGGGATGTGATGATGTTTCTTCAGTCCCACGGGATTTCCACCCTTTTTGCCGTGCGTATCTACAAGGAATACAAGGAAAATGCCATTGCCTGGACCACCCAGGACCCCTACCGCCTGGCCAATGATTTTTACGGGATCGGTTTTTTTTCCGCAGACAAGGTGGCCTTGAGCATCGGCCTTGAACCCGACAGCCCCCAAAGGATTTCTGCCGGCATCCGCCATGTATTGTCAGCGGCCCGGGATTTCGGGCATTGTTATCTTACCGTTGTCCAGATCCGGGACCAGGTCAAAGCCCTTTTGTCCCTGGACCTGTCTGAAAGGCTGGACGCCCTGCTGGCAGGCATGGAAAAAGAGCGCCTTGTCATGAAGCGCCGCCTTCCTGATGATCAGGGTCAGGTCCAGGACTGCTACTATTCAAGATCCCTTTACTATGACGAGGCCTATGTGGCCAAACGGGTGGGCGAAGGAGCTGCGGACCTGGACATAGACATGGCCCGGGTCAAAAAATGGATGGCCCTTTTTTGCCAAAAAAGCCGGATGGATCTGAGCCGGGAGCAGGCCAGGTCCATTGAACAGATTGCCAAATCCAAGTTTTCCGTTCTCACGGGGGGGCCCGGATGCGGAAAAACCACGGCCACACGGGTGATGGTCAAGCTTTTAGAGGCCATGGGACGAAAGGTGGTATTGGCCGCTCCCACGGGCCGGGCCGCCCAGCGCATGACAGAGGTCATCGGCAGGGAAGCCAAAACCATCCACCGTCTTCTCGGGTGGAAAGGGGGGCAATTTAAGAAAAATGAAACCAGCCCTTTAAAAGCCGATTTTCTGGTGGTGGACGAGTCTTCCATGCTCGACATCAGTCTTACGGCCTCGCTGCTCAAGGCGGTTCCTGAGACGAGCCAAATCGTTTTTATCGGGGATTATGACCAGCTGCCCTCCGTGGGGGCGGGCAATGTGCTCAAGGATATCATCGGATCGGGCAGGGTGCCCTGTTTGAGACTGACCCAGGTCTTTCGCCAGGCAAAGCAATCTTTGATCATCAAGTATGCCCATGAGATCAATCAGGGAAAAATGCCCTGGATCCGTTCCCCGTTCAAGCATCCTGAGATCTGGGAGGAGAATGCCGACTGTTTGTTCATTGATTCTGACGAGGTTACAAAAGAGCAGATGGCCTTTATTTCAAGGGTCAAACGGATATACAATGACAAAACGGCCAAAGCATTGCCCGAACAGGAGGATAAAAAACCGTCTGACATCTGCGAGCCTGATTATTTTTACGAATTCCGGGTGAATGAATCCTGTTCCCCCTATGAGACTGAAATCCAGGTGCCCAAAAAATTTGCCCATGTTGATCTGGATCGCCTGGCCAAGGCTGGCGGTAAAATTGATGAACTCATGGCCGTGGTCAAGAAAGTCCATCCCTGGTCTTCCCTCCACTACGGTCTTTCCGCCCTGGATGTGGTGAAAAAACTTTACTTGGACTGGATCCCCAAATACCTGGGAAAAAATACCGAGATTCAGATTCTCTCCCCCATGACCCGGGGAAGCCTTGGCACCCTTTCTTTGAATCAAAAGATTCAGGAGACAGCCAATCCCTTTGCCAAAGGCAAGCAGCAGCTCACCGTGGGCCAGCGGGTGTTCAGGACCGGGGACCGGGTCATTCACCGGAAAAACAACTATGATCTGGGGGTGTTTAACGGAGATATCGGCACCATTGTCGAGATCAATACCATGGATGTCACCCTTCGGGTCCGGTTTTTTCCGGACAATAGGATAGTGACATACAAACAAACCGATATTATGGAACTGGATCTGGCCTATGCCATTACCATCCATAAATCCCAGGGCAGTGAATTTGAAGTGGTGATCATCCCGGTGCTGACCCAGCATTTTAAAATGCTCTTCCGCAACCTGATCTATACCGGGATCACCCGGGCCAGGCGTCTGGCCGTATTTGTGGGAACCCGTAGGGCCCTTGCCATGGCGGTTCAGAACCAGGATATTAGTCAGCGGCAGACCGCTTTGAGGACCTTGTTGATCCAGGGCAAAAATTTAGGTATAACCGGAGACAGGAAATAA
- a CDS encoding DUF3862 domain-containing protein has protein sequence MRFIQWLAVVIVCAALICGCSKLTRENYEKIEMGMTYDQVVEIIGQPDTCDAAMGAKQCIWGDKDKNITIGFMGDNVILPSMTGL, from the coding sequence ATGAGATTTATTCAATGGCTGGCTGTGGTGATTGTCTGTGCTGCTCTAATCTGCGGATGCAGTAAACTCACCCGGGAAAATTACGAGAAAATTGAAATGGGAATGACCTATGACCAGGTCGTTGAAATCATTGGCCAGCCTGATACCTGCGATGCTGCCATGGGGGCAAAACAATGCATCTGGGGAGACAAGGACAAAAATATCACCATCGGTTTTATGGGTGATAATGTGATCCTTCCTTCCATGACAGGACTTTAA
- a CDS encoding UvrD-helicase domain-containing protein, translating to MEAAKRFPANVRAMTTHGLAFRTKGFKYKDRLTPGFRANQVMAALDLDRYEDARFAMDTLNAYLVSKEPRVNHIHIPVPARIFYKKNKAPIPDLVGLANQLGRIMCQGTHPDIGMLHDGYLKLYQLSAPILDYDCILLDEAQDINPVTEAIVFSQTDHRKLNRPGPSLILVGDIHQQIYSFRGAKDSLTSFKAQKTLYLTQSFRFDNNVARAANMVLHTFKKETRSLLGTKVPEKAAWDKKEFTIIARTNATLFDRAVVLMNRHDIGFAGGVKAYNLGRLKDVFYLYDRERSKILDPYIRGFKSFEALKSYARTMEEFEILTQCRLVEKYRSKLPFLVDQVVKKAKGLETDGKQPGILLTTAHKAKGLKWAQVLLMDDFIPLVKEGMPIPSHGTPSDEFNLIYVAMTHLRFDKKSDIPAFIKLCQKKSQAPDSGPQQRYGAC from the coding sequence GTGGAGGCAGCCAAACGTTTTCCTGCCAATGTCAGGGCCATGACCACCCATGGCCTGGCATTCAGAACAAAGGGGTTTAAATATAAGGACAGGCTGACCCCGGGGTTCAGGGCAAACCAGGTCATGGCAGCCCTGGATTTGGACCGGTACGAAGATGCGCGGTTTGCCATGGATACCCTCAATGCATACCTGGTATCCAAAGAACCCCGGGTGAACCATATCCACATCCCTGTTCCGGCCAGAATATTTTACAAAAAAAACAAGGCCCCCATACCGGACCTGGTGGGTCTTGCCAACCAGCTTGGCCGGATCATGTGCCAGGGAACCCATCCTGACATCGGCATGCTCCACGACGGATACCTCAAACTATACCAATTGTCCGCCCCAATTCTTGACTATGACTGCATTCTTTTGGACGAGGCCCAGGATATCAATCCGGTGACCGAGGCCATTGTCTTTTCCCAGACAGATCACAGAAAACTAAACAGGCCAGGTCCTTCGTTGATCCTGGTGGGAGACATCCACCAGCAGATTTACAGCTTCAGAGGGGCGAAAGACAGTCTCACATCCTTTAAGGCCCAGAAGACCCTGTATCTGACCCAGAGTTTCAGGTTTGACAATAATGTGGCAAGGGCCGCCAATATGGTGCTTCATACCTTTAAAAAAGAAACCCGCAGCCTTTTGGGCACAAAGGTGCCTGAAAAAGCCGCCTGGGATAAAAAGGAATTCACCATTATCGCCCGGACCAACGCCACCCTCTTTGACAGGGCCGTGGTCCTGATGAACCGCCATGACATCGGATTTGCAGGCGGGGTTAAGGCCTATAATCTTGGCCGGCTAAAGGATGTGTTTTATCTCTATGACAGGGAAAGATCAAAGATACTGGATCCCTATATCCGGGGGTTTAAAAGCTTTGAGGCCTTAAAGTCCTATGCCCGGACTATGGAGGAATTTGAAATTTTAACCCAGTGCCGGCTGGTTGAAAAATACCGGTCAAAACTTCCCTTTCTCGTGGACCAGGTGGTGAAAAAAGCCAAAGGGCTTGAGACGGATGGAAAACAGCCAGGTATCCTGCTGACAACGGCCCACAAGGCCAAGGGTCTTAAATGGGCCCAGGTTCTGCTCATGGATGATTTTATTCCCCTGGTCAAAGAGGGAATGCCAATACCCTCCCATGGCACCCCTTCAGATGAGTTCAACCTCATCTATGTTGCCATGACCCATTTGCGCTTTGATAAAAAAAGCGATATCCCGGCCTTTATCAAACTCTGCCAGAAAAAAAGCCAAGCCCCTGATTCAGGGCCCCAGCAAAGGTATGGGGCTTGCTGA
- a CDS encoding IS630 family transposase: MTGYRERSDSKRKAYLRLRERYVRRCKTFVYVDESGFSPYTTRRYGYALKGQRVHGLIAGTKHPRTSLIAARIEYSFEEPFLFQGTCNADIFNAWIEHQLSPHLNDNHVVVMDNASFHKGEETKYLIERTGAALLFLPPYSPDLNPIEHDFAALKTIREYNENETIDEIIRMYK; encoded by the coding sequence ATGACGGGATACAGGGAGCGAAGCGACAGCAAAAGAAAGGCATATCTTCGTCTTCGTGAACGTTATGTACGTCGTTGCAAAACGTTTGTTTATGTTGATGAAAGCGGCTTTTCGCCTTATACAACCCGTCGCTATGGATATGCTCTCAAAGGGCAGCGTGTTCATGGTTTGATTGCAGGAACAAAGCACCCTCGAACGTCTTTGATTGCTGCCCGCATCGAATATAGTTTTGAAGAACCATTTTTGTTTCAGGGAACATGCAATGCGGATATCTTTAATGCTTGGATCGAACACCAGTTGAGTCCACATCTGAACGATAATCATGTCGTTGTGATGGATAACGCATCCTTCCACAAGGGCGAAGAAACCAAATATTTGATAGAAAGAACTGGTGCAGCTCTTTTGTTTTTGCCCCCGTATTCACCGGATCTCAATCCGATTGAACACGATTTTGCGGCCCTAAAAACCATCCGTGAATACAATGAAAACGAAACGATTGATGAAATTATCAGGATGTATAAATAA
- a CDS encoding ISL3 family transposase has product MSTSFIYHAFGLRDYFYKTTRFIGGIITFELIPKPEAVKCPECNSRSVTRKGIVTRDLRTIPVGSKPVILRTAIQRIWCSFCQFVRQIKLSFAQEGKSYTRAFERYVLELSQFMTIKDIAIHLRISWDTIKQIQKEDLLRRYRNIPLEKVRQIAIDEISIGKGHKYLTIVMDLESGRILHVGEGKGGEALKSFWTKVKISKAKIKAVSIDMSPAYLSAVIENLSGSAIVFDRFHVVKLFNEKLSDFRRKLYNLLANTGQQKLLKGVRWLLLKNPENLSDDKKEAQRLEEALKINQPLLVVYYMKEELRQIWNQKKKETAEKIVSNWINLANISKIPMLMKFAKTLAVHRQRILSYYDYRISTGPLEGTNNKIKTMKRKAYGYRDSEFFRLKLLDLHNKRYALIG; this is encoded by the coding sequence ATGTCCACAAGCTTCATATACCATGCCTTTGGCCTTCGTGACTACTTTTATAAAACAACACGTTTCATCGGTGGAATAATCACTTTTGAACTCATACCAAAACCGGAGGCGGTAAAATGCCCGGAATGTAATTCCAGGTCCGTCACCAGGAAAGGGATTGTGACAAGAGATCTCAGAACAATACCGGTAGGTTCAAAACCCGTGATTCTCAGGACGGCTATCCAGAGAATTTGGTGTTCGTTCTGTCAATTTGTCCGGCAAATCAAACTATCCTTTGCCCAGGAGGGGAAAAGCTATACCCGGGCTTTTGAACGGTATGTCTTGGAGTTGTCTCAGTTCATGACAATCAAAGATATTGCCATCCATTTAAGGATCAGCTGGGATACGATAAAGCAGATCCAGAAAGAAGACCTGCTGAGGCGTTATCGAAATATCCCCCTTGAGAAAGTCCGGCAGATTGCCATAGATGAAATTTCCATAGGGAAAGGGCATAAATACTTGACCATCGTGATGGATCTGGAATCCGGTAGAATTCTGCACGTGGGAGAAGGAAAAGGTGGTGAAGCTTTGAAATCTTTTTGGACAAAAGTGAAAATATCGAAAGCAAAAATCAAAGCCGTCAGCATCGATATGTCCCCGGCATACTTGAGTGCTGTTATTGAAAATCTTTCTGGTTCAGCAATTGTCTTTGACAGATTTCATGTTGTTAAATTGTTCAATGAGAAACTGTCGGATTTCAGGCGAAAGCTCTACAACCTTCTTGCCAATACCGGGCAACAAAAACTTCTGAAGGGAGTCCGGTGGCTTTTGTTAAAAAATCCCGAAAACCTCAGTGATGACAAGAAGGAGGCCCAACGGTTAGAAGAAGCATTGAAAATAAATCAGCCGCTATTGGTAGTCTACTACATGAAAGAGGAACTCAGGCAAATATGGAATCAAAAGAAAAAAGAAACAGCTGAAAAGATAGTCAGCAATTGGATCAATCTGGCCAATATTTCCAAAATTCCAATGTTGATGAAATTTGCCAAGACCTTGGCTGTGCACAGGCAAAGAATCCTTTCATACTATGATTACAGGATATCTACAGGTCCTTTAGAAGGGACAAATAACAAGATAAAAACCATGAAACGGAAAGCTTATGGATACAGGGATTCGGAGTTTTTCAGGTTGAAACTTTTGGACCTTCACAATAAAAGGTACGCATTAATCGGATGA
- a CDS encoding TolC family protein: MKHTVGVEAYTGPKYTNGVPTNDISEKLWENSATAYVRQNLFEGFGTEAFVDETEARIKSAAYDVLNTANTVFLNVAEAYVNVLNAREQVAIAEKNVLTQARILKQIKERSESGFGRVSDLTNAESRLSLSRGNFISRQQDLNQALTKFHRLYGRILTPEQFVLPETKFVLPENVQEVVDLAFGNHPALRVARYNIIVRKFSRERAKAAFWPSLDLLVSGGFRKDIGGERGETKDLGAALQLNYLLYDGGARYGETEKNYKRMLQEYQKAYDERRNVNEIVRLAWNIQVAEKSKKDFLAEHVRLSKKTLDEFVEEFHAGKRDLLEILDMEIEYYNAQSSMIASNYSYLVAYYRTVQAIGSLLVEFDTDLSEKVGLTEAEAFDIYSCDELAKELDVEGIVVDVDADAQDDCADQCDNTPEGAELEAFGCSEIDPSESGYEIPKELKPYIEN, encoded by the coding sequence TTGAAGCATACAGTAGGCGTTGAAGCATATACCGGTCCCAAGTACACCAACGGGGTTCCCACAAATGATATTTCCGAAAAACTCTGGGAAAATTCAGCAACCGCTTATGTTCGTCAGAATCTGTTTGAAGGATTTGGCACAGAAGCATTTGTTGATGAAACCGAAGCCAGGATCAAGTCTGCGGCCTATGATGTTTTGAATACGGCCAATACGGTTTTTTTGAATGTGGCTGAAGCCTATGTCAATGTATTAAACGCCAGGGAGCAGGTTGCGATTGCAGAGAAAAACGTGCTGACCCAGGCAAGAATTCTCAAACAGATCAAGGAACGTTCCGAGTCCGGATTTGGCCGGGTCTCTGATTTGACCAATGCCGAGTCAAGGCTTTCCCTGTCCCGTGGAAATTTTATTTCCCGCCAGCAGGACCTGAATCAGGCGTTGACAAAATTTCATCGTCTTTACGGCCGGATACTCACCCCGGAACAGTTCGTTCTTCCTGAAACAAAATTTGTCCTTCCTGAAAATGTTCAGGAAGTTGTGGACCTTGCCTTTGGAAACCATCCTGCATTGCGGGTGGCAAGGTATAACATCATTGTACGCAAGTTTTCCAGAGAACGGGCAAAAGCTGCGTTTTGGCCCTCTCTTGACCTGCTTGTCAGTGGTGGTTTCAGAAAAGATATCGGCGGCGAAAGAGGAGAGACCAAGGATCTGGGTGCTGCCCTTCAGCTGAACTACCTTCTCTACGATGGTGGTGCAAGGTATGGCGAAACTGAGAAAAATTACAAACGTATGCTCCAGGAATACCAGAAAGCCTATGATGAAAGACGGAATGTCAATGAAATCGTTCGTCTGGCCTGGAATATTCAGGTTGCCGAGAAAAGTAAAAAAGACTTTCTTGCCGAGCATGTCCGTTTGAGCAAGAAGACCCTTGATGAGTTTGTTGAAGAGTTCCATGCCGGCAAACGTGATCTGCTTGAGATCCTGGATATGGAGATCGAATATTATAATGCCCAGTCTTCAATGATTGCTTCCAACTACTCATACCTGGTGGCCTATTATAGAACGGTTCAGGCCATTGGTTCCCTGCTGGTTGAATTTGATACGGACCTGTCTGAAAAAGTCGGTCTGACAGAAGCAGAGGCCTTTGATATCTATTCCTGTGATGAGCTTGCAAAAGAGCTTGACGTTGAAGGCATCGTGGTTGATGTTGATGCCGATGCCCAGGATGACTGCGCTGATCAATGCGACAACACCCCCGAGGGTGCTGAACTTGAAGCGTTTGGATGCAGTGAGATTGATCCTTCTGAATCCGGTTATGAAATACCCAAGGAGCTTAAACCTTATATCGAAAACTAA
- a CDS encoding ISL3 family transposase: MSTSFIYHAFGLRDYFYKTTRFIGGIITFELIPKPEAVKCPECNSRSVTRKGIVTRDLRTIPVGSKPVILRTAIQRIWCSFCQFVRQIKLSFAQEGKSYTRAFERYVLELSQFMTIKDIAIHLRISWDTIKQIQKEDLLRRYRNIPLEKVRQIAIDEISIGKGHKYLTIVMDLESGRILHVGEGKGGEALKSFWTKVKISKAKIKAVSIDMSPAYLSAVIENLSGSAIVFDRFHVVKLFNEKLSDFRRKLYNLLANTGQQKLLKGVRWLLLKNPENLSDDKKEAQRLEEALKINQPLLVVYYMKEELRQIWNQKKKETAEKIVSNWINLANISKIPMLMKFAKTLAVHRQRILSYYDYRISTGPLEGTNNKIKTMKRKAYGYRDSEFFRLKLLDLHNKRYALIG, from the coding sequence ATGTCCACAAGCTTCATATACCATGCCTTTGGCCTTCGTGACTACTTTTATAAAACAACGCGTTTCATCGGTGGAATAATCACTTTTGAACTCATACCAAAACCGGAGGCGGTAAAATGCCCGGAATGTAATTCCAGGTCCGTCACCAGGAAAGGGATTGTGACAAGAGATCTCAGAACAATACCGGTAGGTTCAAAACCCGTGATTCTCAGGACGGCTATCCAGAGAATTTGGTGTTCGTTCTGTCAATTTGTCCGGCAAATCAAACTATCCTTTGCCCAGGAGGGGAAAAGCTATACCCGGGCTTTTGAACGGTATGTCTTGGAGTTGTCTCAGTTCATGACAATCAAAGATATTGCCATCCATTTAAGGATCAGCTGGGATACGATAAAGCAGATCCAGAAAGAAGACCTGCTGAGGCGTTATCGAAATATCCCCCTTGAGAAAGTCCGGCAGATTGCCATAGATGAAATTTCCATAGGGAAAGGGCATAAATACTTGACCATCGTGATGGATCTGGAATCCGGTAGAATTCTGCACGTGGGAGAAGGAAAAGGTGGTGAAGCTTTGAAATCTTTTTGGACAAAAGTGAAAATATCGAAAGCAAAAATCAAAGCCGTCAGCATCGATATGTCCCCGGCATACTTGAGTGCTGTTATTGAAAATCTTTCTGGTTCAGCAATTGTCTTTGACAGATTTCATGTTGTTAAATTGTTCAATGAGAAACTGTCGGATTTCAGGCGAAAGCTCTACAACCTTCTTGCCAATACCGGGCAACAAAAACTTCTGAAGGGAGTCCGGTGGCTTTTGTTAAAAAATCCCGAAAACCTCAGTGATGACAAGAAGGAGGCCCAACGGTTAGAAGAAGCATTGAAAATAAATCAGCCGCTATTGGTAGTCTACTACATGAAAGAGGAACTCAGGCAAATATGGAATCAAAAGAAAAAAGAAACAGCTGAAAAGATAGTCAGCAATTGGATCAATCTGGCCAATATTTCCAAAATTCCAATGTTGATGAAATTTGCCAAGACCTTGGCTGTGCACAGGCAAAGAATCCTTTCATACTATGATTACAGGATATCTACAGGTCCTTTAGAAGGGACAAATAACAAGATAAAAACCATGAAACGGAAAGCTTATGGATACAGGGATTCGGAGTTTTTCAGGTTGAAACTTTTGGACCTTCACAATAAAAGGTACGCATTAATCGGATGA
- a CDS encoding IS4 family transposase codes for MTHISVPKKQLRSLNFDNFRCPLIKSLSKAPELQSRGDRPLKMTFEDQINALVYFHLQEHKSARHLIQDLKENVFAKENIAPDGGISRSSFCEAINHRGLEQLQFIFEDLYKQALECHPGEHAELGELVSIDGSLINAVLSMHWANYRKGSKKAKVHCGFDINHGIPNKIFLTEGNGAERTFVPKILSKGQTGVMDRGYQSHKEFDLLQEQGKHFVCRIKTRTTRTIIDNHETPSDSYIFYDALVKLGTPNQNQTKRPVRVVGYKIAGVKYYVATDRHDLTAEQIATIYKLRWTIEDFFKWWKEHLKVYHLIARSEYGLMVQILGGLITYLLLAIHCQKQFNEKVTIKRVRQLRTAILNDLFGCEEQGSHSSNRDNIVKDQKIIEQAKT; via the coding sequence ATGACGCATATCTCAGTCCCTAAAAAACAACTACGGTCCCTGAACTTTGACAATTTCAGGTGCCCTCTGATAAAGTCACTTTCAAAAGCACCGGAATTACAATCTCGAGGAGACCGCCCTTTAAAAATGACATTCGAAGACCAGATAAATGCTTTGGTTTATTTCCATCTTCAGGAGCACAAGTCTGCCCGACATTTAATTCAGGATCTCAAGGAGAATGTTTTTGCTAAAGAAAATATTGCGCCAGACGGTGGTATCAGCCGTAGTAGTTTCTGTGAAGCCATCAATCACAGGGGACTCGAACAACTGCAATTTATCTTTGAGGATCTTTATAAACAGGCTCTTGAGTGTCATCCGGGTGAACACGCCGAGTTAGGAGAGTTGGTTTCCATTGACGGTAGTCTCATAAATGCAGTCCTTTCAATGCACTGGGCGAACTACAGAAAAGGAAGTAAAAAAGCCAAAGTACATTGCGGATTTGACATTAATCACGGAATCCCAAACAAAATCTTTTTGACTGAAGGCAACGGCGCTGAACGCACCTTTGTTCCCAAAATACTTTCCAAGGGGCAAACAGGTGTTATGGATCGTGGATATCAATCCCATAAAGAATTTGACCTGCTTCAGGAGCAAGGCAAACATTTTGTCTGCCGTATAAAAACCAGGACAACAAGAACAATTATTGATAACCACGAGACCCCTTCCGACAGCTACATTTTTTATGATGCACTGGTTAAACTTGGTACTCCGAATCAAAACCAGACGAAAAGGCCTGTTCGGGTTGTTGGCTATAAAATTGCTGGCGTCAAATACTATGTGGCAACTGACAGGCATGATTTAACAGCGGAACAAATAGCAACAATTTATAAACTCCGGTGGACCATTGAGGATTTTTTCAAATGGTGGAAAGAACATCTGAAGGTATATCATCTCATTGCCCGCAGTGAATACGGCCTTATGGTTCAGATTCTTGGCGGCCTTATCACTTACCTGTTACTGGCAATCCATTGCCAAAAACAGTTTAATGAAAAGGTCACGATCAAAAGAGTTCGGCAGCTGCGAACCGCCATTCTAAATGACCTGTTTGGCTGCGAGGAGCAGGGCTCTCATAGTTCAAACAGGGACAATATTGTCAAAGATCAAAAAATTATTGAGCAAGCAAAAACCTAA